The Clostridium sporogenes genome contains a region encoding:
- a CDS encoding GntR family transcriptional regulator, protein MKIKFDDKIAIYIQIMNYVKQNIVNGSFHLGDKLPSVREFSKELTVNPNTLQRAYQELEREDIIFTQRGMGSFISKDKKIIERLKEEMSREIVQDFLEGMKKIGFKKEEILNLVKRELEKEDIKNG, encoded by the coding sequence TTGAAAATTAAATTCGATGATAAAATAGCAATATATATTCAGATAATGAATTATGTAAAACAGAATATAGTTAATGGTAGCTTTCATTTAGGAGATAAACTTCCATCTGTTAGAGAATTTTCTAAGGAACTTACTGTTAATCCCAATACATTACAAAGAGCTTATCAAGAATTAGAACGAGAAGATATAATTTTTACTCAACGGGGAATGGGATCCTTTATTAGTAAAGATAAAAAAATAATAGAAAGGCTAAAAGAGGAAATGAGTAGAGAAATAGTACAAGATTTTTTAGAAGGTATGAAAAAAATAGGTTTTAAAAAAGAAGAAATATTAAATCTAGTGAAAAGAGAATTAGAAAAGGAGGATATAAAAAATGGATAA
- a CDS encoding ABC transporter ATP-binding protein, with translation MDKILTCSNLKKGYFNKNALNGLAMEIKKGRIVGLLGPNGSGKTTFLKIAAGILRYSSGEILIDGEAPGVSTKAKVAYLPDKNFLYKWMKIKDAVGFYKDFYKDFDEKKCNELLEFMNLDRESKVTSLSKGMLEKLLLTLTLSRKAKLFLLDEPLGGVDPVSRDKILDAIVNNYSEDSTIVVTTHLVNDIERIFDDVFFISEGEIALSGIAEELRMEKGMSIDELYKEVFQ, from the coding sequence ATGGATAAGATATTAACTTGTTCTAATTTAAAAAAAGGTTACTTTAACAAAAATGCATTAAATGGTCTTGCAATGGAAATAAAAAAGGGAAGAATAGTAGGTTTATTAGGACCTAATGGCAGTGGAAAAACTACATTTTTAAAAATAGCAGCAGGAATATTAAGATATAGCTCAGGAGAAATATTAATAGATGGAGAGGCTCCAGGGGTAAGCACAAAGGCTAAAGTTGCATATTTACCAGATAAAAACTTTTTGTATAAATGGATGAAAATAAAAGATGCTGTAGGGTTTTATAAAGATTTTTACAAAGATTTTGATGAGAAAAAATGTAACGAACTCTTAGAATTTATGAATTTAGATAGAGAAAGTAAGGTTACTTCGCTATCTAAAGGAATGCTTGAAAAATTACTTCTTACATTAACATTATCTAGAAAAGCAAAATTATTTTTATTAGATGAACCTTTAGGTGGAGTAGATCCAGTAAGCAGAGATAAAATATTAGATGCTATAGTAAATAATTATAGTGAAGATAGCACTATAGTAGTTACTACTCATTTAGTTAATGATATAGAAAGAATTTTTGATGATGTTTTCTTTATATCTGAGGGAGAGATAGCATTAAGTGGTATAGCAGAAGAACTTAGAATGGAAAAAGGAATGTCTATAGATGAATTATATAAGGAGGTATTTCAATAA
- a CDS encoding chemotaxis protein, translated as MKISKFLKIMGAIFTVIILANIFSVYSLRQSFKNERLTIERQKEFKQLGIDLRNASEYLTNQARRYVQFGEQKFYDNYWKEVKETKTRDHVVERLKELGSPQEELDLIEKSKNNSDELVKIEDEAMKSVKKKDFDKARQLMFDSNYDNNKTKIEEPILEFQEKMNSRTESEVQAERKKSNMLFNITIGLIIILIGLIIFTFIVLVKKYLT; from the coding sequence ATGAAAATTTCAAAATTTTTAAAAATCATGGGTGCAATATTTACTGTTATAATTTTAGCTAATATTTTTAGTGTATATTCTCTAAGGCAAAGTTTTAAAAATGAAAGACTAACTATTGAAAGGCAAAAGGAATTTAAACAATTAGGAATAGATCTTAGAAATGCATCAGAATATTTAACAAATCAAGCAAGAAGATATGTACAATTCGGAGAACAAAAGTTCTATGATAATTATTGGAAAGAAGTAAAAGAAACAAAAACAAGAGATCATGTGGTAGAAAGATTAAAGGAATTAGGTTCCCCACAAGAAGAATTAGATTTGATTGAAAAGTCAAAAAATAATTCGGATGAGTTAGTAAAGATAGAAGATGAAGCCATGAAATCTGTTAAGAAAAAGGATTTTGATAAGGCAAGGCAGTTAATGTTTGATTCTAATTATGATAATAATAAAACAAAAATAGAGGAACCAATTCTAGAATTTCAAGAAAAAATGAATTCTAGAACTGAATCTGAGGTACAAGCAGAAAGAAAAAAATCTAATATGCTATTTAATATTACAATAGGTTTAATTATTATACTTATAGGATTAATTATATTTACTTTTATAGTATTAGTAAAAAAATATCTAACCTAG
- a CDS encoding SEC-C metal-binding domain-containing protein: MSCNNMSKLNEKNNLETLLNNLTKNDLTDIRKSLDIKGASKLNKKELIEVLENKLKNNLNEVISNIGFYEYIFLDRYFDEIEYINKNTNKFDNAINDLKKKGIIFQIDMDKNKVVIPEELEDNIKENFIDEEEFNLGFYISKDILKVVQVLLHYYGALSLEELYEIIHSMSSNLNYGKNKNIEIEFDRSYLTNLLSDNNRSYYGIKKQDNIYYVEDVINLSYVLQGHKAVQYLDYKELSINYIRKFNKEEFYIKPLEKLKKYMKKNLNLKEEKLNEVMYSTSCLMKNAFSVDYIFEDIKGRIYLKNEEIERDIKDIITEINNNIEKWCLRGHSITEIKLKEDKIYEKVEKVNHKGKIGRNDPCPCGSGKKYKKCCLNK, encoded by the coding sequence GTGAGTTGTAATAACATGTCGAAATTAAATGAAAAAAACAATTTAGAAACATTATTAAATAATTTAACTAAAAATGATTTAACAGATATAAGAAAATCCTTAGATATAAAAGGAGCAAGTAAATTAAATAAAAAGGAACTAATTGAAGTTTTAGAAAATAAGTTGAAAAATAATTTAAATGAAGTAATAAGTAATATTGGTTTCTATGAATATATTTTTTTAGATAGATATTTTGATGAGATAGAATACATAAATAAAAATACAAATAAATTTGATAATGCAATTAATGATTTAAAGAAAAAAGGCATAATATTTCAAATAGATATGGACAAAAATAAAGTTGTTATACCAGAAGAATTAGAAGATAACATAAAAGAAAATTTCATAGATGAGGAAGAATTTAACTTAGGATTTTATATATCAAAGGATATACTTAAAGTAGTTCAAGTTTTGCTTCATTATTACGGAGCCCTAAGTTTAGAAGAATTATATGAAATTATACATAGTATGTCTTCCAATTTAAATTATGGAAAAAATAAAAATATAGAAATAGAATTCGATAGAAGTTATTTAACTAATCTATTAAGTGATAATAATAGAAGTTATTATGGAATAAAGAAACAAGATAATATTTATTATGTGGAAGATGTGATTAATTTATCTTATGTGCTACAAGGACATAAAGCAGTACAATATTTAGATTATAAAGAGTTAAGTATTAATTATATAAGAAAATTTAATAAAGAAGAATTTTACATAAAACCACTAGAAAAACTAAAAAAATATATGAAAAAAAACCTGAATCTTAAGGAAGAAAAGTTAAATGAAGTAATGTATTCTACAAGTTGCCTTATGAAAAATGCTTTTTCTGTAGATTATATATTTGAAGATATAAAAGGAAGAATATATTTGAAGAATGAGGAAATAGAAAGAGACATAAAAGATATTATAACTGAAATAAATAATAATATTGAAAAATGGTGTTTAAGAGGTCACAGTATAACTGAAATAAAATTAAAAGAAGATAAAATATATGAAAAAGTAGAAAAAGTTAATCATAAGGGTAAAATAGGTAGAAATGATCCATGTCCTTGTGGTAGTGGTAAAAAGTATAAAAAATGTTGTTTAAATAAGTAG
- a CDS encoding methyl-accepting chemotaxis protein, which yields MSEGVEEQAVSASEVASSSQNLNNIIEEANESEKSLKISSKEVLRITKEGKNEMESSVNQIISINDIVKESVQKVNRLDFQSQEISKLVQVIKSISEQTNLLALNAAIEAARAGESGKGFAVVADEIRKLAEEVGHSVNEITELVISIQNESKTVANSLEKGYEEVEKGTNQIKGTGEIFRIIDVNISEIVDKIDYVSSKFDNIQQNSKKIEEEIQKVASVSEETSAGIEETTASVQEETNSIEIVFQNALKVSELSDNLSNMVKKFKVK from the coding sequence ATGTCAGAAGGGGTAGAAGAACAAGCGGTATCTGCTAGTGAAGTTGCTAGTTCCTCACAAAATTTAAACAATATCATTGAAGAGGCAAATGAAAGTGAGAAATCTCTTAAAATATCATCAAAAGAAGTACTACGTATAACTAAAGAGGGAAAAAATGAAATGGAGAGTTCTGTTAATCAAATTATTTCTATAAATGATATTGTTAAAGAATCAGTACAAAAAGTAAATAGATTAGACTTCCAATCTCAAGAGATATCTAAATTGGTTCAGGTTATTAAAAGTATATCTGAGCAGACTAATCTATTAGCTTTAAATGCTGCAATTGAAGCTGCAAGAGCAGGAGAATCAGGAAAGGGATTTGCTGTAGTAGCAGATGAAATTAGAAAATTAGCTGAAGAAGTTGGTCATTCAGTTAATGAAATAACCGAATTAGTTATATCTATTCAAAATGAATCTAAAACTGTAGCAAACTCTTTAGAAAAAGGTTATGAAGAGGTAGAAAAAGGGACAAATCAAATTAAAGGGACAGGAGAAATCTTTAGAATTATAGATGTAAATATTTCAGAAATAGTAGACAAAATTGATTATGTATCTAGTAAATTCGATAATATACAGCAAAATAGTAAAAAGATAGAAGAAGAAATTCAAAAAGTAGCATCAGTATCGGAAGAAACCTCCGCAGGTATTGAGGAAACTACAGCTTCTGTTCAGGAAGAAACTAATTCTATAGAAATTGTATTTCAAAATGCACTTAAGGTATCGGAGTTATCCGATAATTTAAGTAATATGGTTAAAAAGTTTAAAGTAAAATAA